The genomic segment GGCTCACTTTCAAATTCGGACCACATTTGATCAACCAACTTCCAAGATGGTGAATCAGATGGATGACGTAACTGACCAGCAACTCCTGTGTTTTCTGCATGCCATGTTAAATTTTTTGAGGTCTCTAATGATTTAAACATGCGCTTAAATCTTGGTATGGGAGGGAAATACCACACCACCTTAGCAGGAACACTTTTCTTCTCAACTTTCTTCTTGGTTAGCTTCCACCTCGGCAATCCACATTTAGGGCAACTTACACAGTCTTTATATTGCTTCCTATAAAGGATGCAATAATTGGAACAAGCATGAATCTTTTCATGAGTCAACGCCAAACAACTAAATGTCTTTTTTACATGATACATTTTGGATGGCAGATTGTGATTATCTAACGGCATATCCTCAAAATCCATTAGTATATCTGAAAATAAAGCATCACTCATCCCATGCCTTGCTTTGGTATTGTACAGTTTCACAAGTGCACTCAACTTCATGTAACGTTTACATCCATTGTACAATGGTTTCTGTGTTTCCtccaaaaatttcataaacgCTTCTGGATTTTctgtataattatcatatgctGCCTCACACATATTAGCGGTTTCAAAGTCGTCATGATAATTATCAACTGGCTCTTGGTTGGTACTCAAATTTACTCTATCATTTTCAGCAGACTCACCATGCCAAATATAATTCACATAATTTTGACTTAAACCATGGAAATAAAGATGCTCTCGAATGAACTTAACTGGtccttttttcatatttttacaTTTGCAACAAGGACAGTGAATTAAATTGGGGTCGATGTGGGGATACTGTAAACAATCTTTAATGAACTGTTCCACACCCTCCTCATATTGTTTGGACCTTCTACCCGAGTGAATCCAAAATTTATCCATTTCAATATAGCAAAATCCCAAAAAATATacactacaacaataaatggctattgtgacactttttagtagacacttttaattaaatgttgtcacaaatacttaataatgacacttgtaaaaaattaataatgtgtaaaataaaaaaacatattagattagttatcctgacatttttaattgatgtcattatttatatggagggaaacaattattgttcccacatcgtaaaaaatcattaaaaaactaaaaattgtcactataaataaatgtggaaatatttgggttggataaatTTTGGAGCAGGGAAAATAATTgtttccctccatataaaaaatgacataattaaaaatgtcacgataactaatctaatatgtttttttattctcacatttattttaCCTATTTTTCCCTCCTCCTATATTTATCCAATCCAAATATTCCCACATTTGTTATTAtcactataaataacatacacgacacttttaTTTCTCATTAGAAatgattttaactgacatataaatttgtcattattactataataacaagacatgtataaatgtatttaaaacatgagttttcttgacatttaaaattgtcgttatatgaataattaataacacgtatgaagttgccattaacatcttataatgacattaaaaaatgtcaaGAAGTTTAAGACGATATTGGAATAGACGACATTTGTTGGAGgtgtcactaaaacttaaatgtcactaaatattgaatatgatgacatttatgaatgtcaccataaacatttattcttgtagtgGTAACGAtaaatttttgtattatttacCGCTAGATGAAGGTTTTCTTCAAACTGGTTCAAGGACTCTAACTTTCTTCAATGTGGATTTGATCAAAACCTGAAAATATTAcaataaataagaaaattttatacaATAAAACTGTGAAAATATCCATTTGCTTTATTTAtggaattattatatatttgtataagGTAATAAGAATTTCACAtaaaatttgaatataaaatGTACCTAATACCTAATACAAACTTCAGTATTTATACGTGTTTGCCTAATAATAGTCTAATACAAAATCAACTTGTGTGTATTATTGGCATTaccattattattaattataagtCTCAAAATAAAATAGTTAGGTGCTTGTAATTACGGATAAATAAAACCTACACCAAAACCTAATATTCTTCCCCCCCCAAAAAACAATAATCCTACACCTATTATTACATATTATTGGATAAATTAGGTTTTCTCGTGAAATACGTGAAAAGAAAACATTACAAATCCAACAATTTATAAGAAAACGAGCTCTCATAAAGAAAATATTCACAAGATAATGAGATATCATCTAAGACAAACTTAAACTGAAATCCTCATAATTATACTAGATGAAAACAGAGTAAAAATCCAAAAATGTGAAGCTAGCTGCCAGAATGTCAATTTTTTCGAAATTGAAAAATCAATCCATTG from the Primulina tabacum isolate GXHZ01 chromosome 16, ASM2559414v2, whole genome shotgun sequence genome contains:
- the LOC142528366 gene encoding uncharacterized protein LOC142528366, encoding MDKFWIHSGRRSKQYEEGVEQFIKDCLQYPHIDPNLIHCPCCKCKNMKKGPVKFIREHLYFHGLSQNYVNYIWHGESAENDRVNLSTNQEPVDNYHDDFETANMCEAAYDNYTENPEAFMKFLEETQKPLYNGCKRYMKLSALVKLYNTKARHGMSDALFSDILMDFEDMPLDNHNLPSKMYHVKKTFSCLALTHEKIHACSNYCILYRKQYKDCVSCPKCGLPRWKLTKKKVEKKSVPAKVVWYFPPIPRFKRMFKSLETSKNLTWHAENTGVAGQLRHPSDSPSWKLVDQMWSEFESEPRNLRLELEADDINPYNNLTSRYSCWPIMLATYNLPPNMCMKKKFIMLTMLISWPKQPGNDIDVYLKVLIEDLQQLWEGVDGVYDSYRRKFFTLKAVLSWTINDFPAYGNLS